CTGATCCCGCAGGCCGAACCGCTCGGCTACGGTGACGCGATCGGCAGGGCCCGCCGCTTCGTCGGCGACGAGCCGTTCCTCCATTTCGTCGGCGATCATCTGTCGGTCGCCCGCGGTGACCGCTGCTGCGCCGAGCAGGTCGTGGCGGTGGCACGGACCGAGGGGTGCGCCGTCTCGGCGGTCCAGTCGACCCGTGAACACCTGCTGCCGTTCTTCGGCACCGTCGGTGGGCGCAGACGCCACGGCGACCACCGGCTGTACGAGATCACCACGGTGATCGAGAAGCCGACGCCGACCCGCGCCGAGCAGGACCTGATCGTGCCCGGGCTGCGCGCCGGGCACTACCTGTGTTTCTTCGGGATCCACGTCCTCCCGCCGACGGTCTTCGGGCTCCTCGACGGTCTCGCCGACGAGGGCCATCGCCAGTTGTCGCCGGCCCTGGCCCTGCTCGCCGAGCGTGAGCGTTACCTGGCGTACGAGGTCGATGGCAGCCGCTACAACCTCGGCACGACCTACGGTCTGTTCACGGCGCAGCTGGCATTGGCGCTGGTGGGCGCCGACCGGGACGAGGTGCTGTCCCTCCTCGTCGAGCAACTCGCACGCCAGCCATGAGATCGAGCCAACTCGTCGCGACGATCACCGCCGTCGAACCGGCGATCCGTAACCGGTCGGTGGATGCCCTGTGTGCGACGGCCGACCTCGCCACGCTGCTGGCGGAGGCCGAGGCCCTCGACGACTTCCGCCGCACCAGCCCCAACCTGTACCACCGCGTCCGTGCGCTGTTCTTCCTCTACGCCATCCACCGCTTCCACCTGCCGCCGCTGCTCCTCGGCCGGGGAGCGGGGCTCGTGCCCCACGCCGGTCACGAGCACCTGCTCGCGCGGCGGTTCTCCGAGGCGATCGGGGTGTTTCTCGAGGCTCAGCGGACCAGCGGCCCGTCCGACGCCCTCTCCAGTTGCCTGGCGGCGGCGTACCGCGAGCTGGGCCTGCAGACGCTCGCCGACCAGGTGAGGCGGAGCGTGCGAAGCCTGCGTGGCAACCAGTGGATGTTCCGGATCGGACACCCGGGGGAGCAGCCGCTCCGTATCCGCCCGGAGTTGCTCGCTCCGGGGCCCGACGGGACGTTTCCGGTCCTCAGGGAATCGACCCCTGTGCGAATGGACCTGTCGCACGCCGGGTGGAGCGACATCTTCTTCCTCGGCATGGACTTTCCCGAGGGGGCGCGGGTCCTCAACATCTCGATCGACCTGGCGGTGCACGGCCGCGATCCCTGCCCACGGCCCCCGGTCGAGGCGTGGTTCCGGGTCATCGACAGCCCCGTGCTCCGGCTGACGAGCGTCGATCTCGGCGCGACCGCCGAGATCAGCGACATCACCGAAATCTTCGCATTCGGACGCGACTATCTCGGGTTGCTCAAGGCGGCGGTGATCGCCGCCGGGGTCGTGCCCCCCGGGGTCGAGGGCTCCGGCATCTGCCTGCGCGAGTTGCTCGAACAACTCGCCGGACCGGGGCGGGGAGTGGAACTGGTCAGCCACGTCAACGGGATCCCGAAGGGCTCACGGCTCGCGGTATCGACCAATCTGCTCGCCGGATTGATCGCCGTGTGCATGCGGGCCACTGGGCAGGTGACTGCCTTGGACGGGGGCCTGACCGAGCCCGAGCGACGGTTGGTGGCGGCGCGGGCAATTCTCGGCGAATGGCTCGGCGGCAGCGGCGGCGGTTGGCAGGACTCCGGCGGAGTCTGGCCGGCGGCGAAATTGATCCATGGGGTGGTCGCCGCGGAGGGAGACCCGGAGTTCGGCACCAGCCGCGGCCGTCTTCTCCCGCGCCATCAACAGGTCCCGATCGCCGGTGCACTCCAGGAGTCGCTCGTCCTCGTCCACGGTGGCATGGCGCAAAACGTCGGCCCGATCCTCGAG
The Planctomycetota bacterium genome window above contains:
- a CDS encoding UTP--glucose-1-phosphate uridylyltransferase, producing the protein MNIRRTVITAAGAAQHELPLQRLVDRDGTVKTALAIVIGEAVAAGAGEIAVIVRPGSEEAYRRAAGTAASRLELIPQAEPLGYGDAIGRARRFVGDEPFLHFVGDHLSVARGDRCCAEQVVAVARTEGCAVSAVQSTREHLLPFFGTVGGRRRHGDHRLYEITTVIEKPTPTRAEQDLIVPGLRAGHYLCFFGIHVLPPTVFGLLDGLADEGHRQLSPALALLAERERYLAYEVDGSRYNLGTTYGLFTAQLALALVGADRDEVLSLLVEQLARQP